CCCTAGTGGCAGTCAAGCTCTTCTCCTACACCTGCCCCTCCGTTCTCCGCGCCTTCGCCTCCTTCCCTGAGACGCAGGCCAGTGGTGCCGGAGGCGCCTCCCTGGTGGCCGCtgtgggcacctgtgtggctcacgCAGAGCCAGAGGAggatggaggtgggggacaggCCGGGGGGAGCCCCCCCAGGCTGCACTGCAATGGGGAGGGCAAGTGGATGGTAGCTGTTGGGGGCTGCCGCTGCCAGCCAGGGCACCAGCCCGCCCGCGGAGACAAGGCCTGCCAAGGTGAGATTCTGCCGCTGTGCACGTGCCCAAGATCTCCCCATCCGTCTCCCGACCTTTGGGCGCCTCTGCTGAATACCCCAAACTTTACTTTGTCCTCCAAAAGTTCAGGAATAAGCTATTTTAGGAAAGGACTCTTGTTTTCTCCAGACTTATTTTCTAAAGCACACAAATGTGGTGTCATAGGCTCATCTCAAATTTCTAGAACCTTCTGGAGACTTCCACATTGCTGAGCCTCCTGGGGCTGCAGGCCTGGGAAGTGATGGAGATCACACTCCTAGGTTATCTTGGGGTGGGTCCTTTGTCCCTATATGCCATGTAATTCGGAAGTGATCCTCACAGGGCCAGGTGACCAGGATGCAGGTAGGAGAAGGCAGTGGATACCAGCCAAGGGGGATGCTTCTGTTGCAGGGTAGAGGCTGCGGAAGGCCTCTGCAGAGGGAGGTTACACGGTCGAGCCAGACACCTATATCAGGGGCTTGTCCTGCCCATAGTCCCCCACTGCACCTCACTTTTTCCACCCAAGGAAATGCAGTTCCCACCCCAGTCACCTGGTGGAAGTAATCTGCCTgagtgagggaaagagggaacagggggtggggggtaggtctcaggaggaaaggagagaccTCCCTGGGGAGTAGAAGGCTGGGAGGATGCCTGTGTGACGCACGTGGGGCTCCGGAGGCGGTGAGTGGAGTGAGCCTGAAGTCCTCACCCGGTTCTGCCCCTCAGCCTGCCCCGAGGGCTCCTACAAGGCTATGGCTGGGAACGCCCCCTGCTTGCCCTGCCCAGCCCGCAGCCACGCCCCCGACCCTGCGTCGCCTGTTTGCCCCTGCCTTGAGGGCTTCTACAGGGCCGGTTCCGACCCCCCAGAGGCCCCCTGCACTGGTGAGTCTCCCACCAGCCCAGGGGGTGGAAATGGACTGGGGGCGGCAGAGAAGGGGAGCCTGAGGGCTACACATGGGGCTGGTGTGCATTTGCAGTGACTTTTCTCCTGTTccctcattttctccctccctgctaCACACCTCCTTCTCACCTTGACTCCATCTGCACTGGCCCACCTCctacccctcctcccacccacctccgcTTTCTGGTCCCCACCCCATGCTCTTGGTCTCCTCCCCTCTGGGCCACCTGCTGTCCCCTGCTTCCTAACTTCCTCCATCatgcccacccctcctcccccacctctaccCCAACCCCAACAACTCCTTTCCCTGGCCCTCctcgctgcccccacccccgccggcctCCCCAGGCCCGCCTTCGGCTCCCCGGGAGCTTTGGTTCGAGGTGCAAGGCTCAGTGCTCATGCTGCACTGGCGCCTGCCTCAGGAGCTGGGGGGACGCGGGGACCTGCTCTTCAATGTCGTGTGCAAGGAATGCGGAGGCCACCAGGAGCCTGGCACGGGCACCCCGGGCGCCTGTCGCCGCTGCAGGGATGAGGTGCACTTCGACCCCCGCCAGAGGGGCCTGACTGAGAGCCGAGTGTTAGTTGGGGGGCTCCGGGCACATGTGCCCTACATCCTGGAGGTGCAGGCTGTGAACGGGGTGTCAGAGCTTAGCCCTGACCCTCCCCAGGCTGCCGCCATCAATGTCAGCACCAGCCACGCAGGTGAGCCTTTTACTCTGCCTGACACCTGGCCTGGCCTCCttacagccccctcccccactcctgctgcgggggggggggggcctggagaCCCTTCTACTAACCCCCCACACCCCAGTTCCCTCTGCAGTCCCTGCATTGCACCAGGTGAGCCGGGCATCCAACAGCATCACGGTGTCCTGGCCACAGCCAGACCAAACTAACGGGAATATCTTGGACTATCAGCTCCGCTACTATGAccaggtgggggggagagggggtgcccCACagtggggccaggggtgggggagaggtgccaggaagcctgggggtgggagcagggctgAGGGGCCAGACTGGGCAGCAGGGAGTGAACGGCTATCACCCCCAGGCAGAAGATGAATCCCACTCCTTCACCCTGACCAGCGAGACCAACACGGCCACCGTGACCCAGCTGAGCCCTGGCCACATCTATGGCTTCCAGGTGCGGGCGCGGACTGCCGCAGGCCACGGCCCCTACGGGGGCAAGGTCTATTTCCAGACGCTGCCTCAAGGTGAGAGGAAGCctggatggggagggggcagcaccAGGGAATGGTGAGGAGAGGCCCGGGGGCCCTCCAGGCCTTGACCCCTCACCCAGCACCCTCCAGACTAGAGATCGTGTGGGCCAGGAGGCTGAGGATAGTCTCATGGCTGAGCGCCTGGCCTTTGGATCTGTGGGTGGGTCTGAGCAGGTGcacggtggggggcagggggtatgTAGGTGTGCATGCAGGGAAGGCCTTACCCACGAGTGATCCTGGGTGGCTGCTTCCTCAGGTGAGCTGTCCACCCAGCTGCCAGAGAGACTCTCCTTGGTAATTGGGTCCATCCTGGGGGCCTTGGCCTTCCTCCTGCTGGCGGCCATCACCGTGCTGGCTGTAGTGTTCCGGAGGTGAGCCCCTTCCGGCCGTGTCCGAGCACCGCTCACCCCGCAGCACAGCCCCACGTCCTGCAGCCCCGCAGCCCGCCGCAGAAACCCCCACCGGCGCCCACCTCCCGCCACCCGGCCCCTTCCCTTGGGGTCCGTGcccaggtgggaaggagggatcACAGACCCCCGGCCGGAGGGGGGCCGGCGTGGGGGCCGAAACGGGGACAGAACGGGAGGGAGTCATTCCAGGACTCTGGTTTGTCCTCAGGAAGCGGCGTGGGACGGGCTACACAGAGCAGCTGCAGCAGTACAGCAGtccaggtgtggggtggggaggggccgggccaggaaggggggggggctcccAGACCAAGAGCTGGGGGCTGAGCACAGCAGGCAAGGCTAGCTTCCCCCGAGGCTGAGGGGAAGCCCTTGACCCTGCCTTTGTAGGTAAGAgggcacgccccccccccaccgtgtgcGGGCAGCCTGGCCTTGCACCGCGCCCTCATGACGCGCCCCATTTGCCCACAGGACTTGGGGTGAAGTATTACATCGACCCCTCCACGTACGAGGACCCCTGCCAGGCCATCCGGGAGTTTACCAGGGAGGTGGATCCCGCGTATATCAAGATCGAGGAGGTCATTGGGGCAGGTgtgcaggggcagaggaaggggatggGAGGGACGGGATCCCTTCAAACTGGGGCAGGACACCGTGAGCCTGCAGTCCTTCCTCCATACTCCCCGACCTGCCCCTGTCCTCCCAGGCTCCTTTGGTGAAGTACGCAGGGGCCGCCTGCAGCCCCGGGGACGGCGGGAACAGGCTGTGGCCATCCAGGCCCTGTGGGCTGGAGGCACGGAGAGCCTCCAGATGACCTTTCTGGGCCAGGCTGCAGTCCTGGGCCAGTTCCAGCACCCCAACATCCTGCGGCTGGAGGGCGTGGTCACCAAGAGCCGGCCCCTCATGGTGCTGACAGAACTCATGGAGCTGGGTCCCCTGGACAGCTTCCTCAGGGTCAGTCCAGCCTGGGGGCCGGGAGGCGCGGCTGGGGAAGCCTGGGGTCCGGGGAGGTTTACAATTCTCAGCTGTCccggagacaggagacagagccCTATATCtttgctcccccacccccgctggtCTTCATCCTTCGTTCCCAGGCCATTTTCTGATTCCTTAATCCCCGCTCCCTCTCATGCTGATACCTGCTGGGCTGTGCAGCGGGTCAAGGCTTCCCACCCCGCTGCTGGAGGCTGaactctgccccctgcccctcagcagCGGGAGGGCCAGTTCAGCAGCCTGCAGCTGGTGGCCATGCAGCGAGGAGTGGCCGCAGCCATGCAGTACCTGTCCAGCTTCGCCTTCGTGCACCGTGCCCTCTCTGCCCACAGCGTGCTGGTGAATAGCCACCTGGTGTGCAAAGTGGCTCGTCTTGGCCACAGTCCTCAGGTGAGAGCactgcctggggggctcaggcttTTCCAGAGGGCGCTGGAGGCCCAGCTGGGACCCAGGGTTGAACCACCCGTGGCATATCACAGTGTCTGAAGGGATGGGGCTCACCAGGGCTCCATCCAGGAGAGAACGCTGGGCAGACATGTGAGCACATAGCAGTCGCTCAATAAATGCGGCCACTGAGATCATTATTGCTGCTGTGATTTCTAACCCCACCCCTCAGGGCCCAAGTTGTATGCTTCGGTGGGCAGCCCCAGAGGTCATCGCTCACGGAAAACATACGACGTCCAGTGACATCTGGAGCTTTGGGATAGTGATGTGGGAAGTGATGAGTTATGGAGAGCGACCCTACTGGGATATGAGTGACCAGGAGGTGAGCTCTTGACCTAGACACTGctgatcccccacccccatccttccAATCCACCAGCCTCACAGACTCATAGGTTCTATGAGAAGCCTCTAGTCTCTAATCCGCTCACACCGGAAGTTCTTTTGGCTTCCATATTGTTAAGTCCCTTCCCCGCTCCAGCTTCATGCTCCGCCTGATCCCAGCCCACCCGCTGACCTAACCAACAAGATACTCCTTTCCACTAGCAGTAGCTTCTCATCACCACGGTCTTCCTCCAACCCCCAGGTGCTAAATGCAATAGAACAGGAGTTCCggcttcccccacctccaggctgTCCTCCTGGACTACATCTGCTCATGCTAGACACTTGGCAGAAGGACCGTACCCAGCGGCCCCATTTTGACCAGCTGGTGGCTGCGTTTGACAAGATGATCCGAAAGCCAGACACTCTACAGGCTGACGGTGGCCCTGGGGACAGGTCTGCAGATTGGGGCTGGAGCCTGGGACAACCAGGGAGGGTAGatacaaactgaaaacaaactgaggcgAGGGGGCTAAGATGAAGGGGAGACTTtgacacccacctcccctcactTAGACCTTCCCAGGCCCTTCTGAACCCTGTGGCCCTGGACTTTCCTTCTCTGGACTCACCCCAGGCCTGGCTTTTGGCCATTGGACTGGAGTGCTACCAAGAAAACTTCTCCAAGTTTGGCCTCTGCACCTTCAGTGATGTGGTCCAGCTCGGCCTGGAGTaagcagggagagaggtggggtggggattcCTCTGGGCCCAGGCCAGGGGTCATGCCTGGGATCTTAGAGAAGCGGGCCCAGACTTGATCCACTCCTTCCCCACCAGAGACCTGCCTGCCCTGGGCATCACCCTGGCTGGCCACCAGAAGAAACTGCTGCACAACATCCAACTCCTTCAGCAGCACCTGACGCAGCCGGGCTCAGTGGAGGTCTGAGGCCTGGGCTCCAGCTGTGCGTGGGCGATGCCCTGGACAGCCCCGGCCGTAGGTCCCAGGAGCGATATGCGAGACCAGAGCCAGTCTCCGTCCTGGCCTCCTCGAGAGGCGCCTGCCTCACTACACCCAACCCCCTGGACGCTTCGCTCCCTagtcctcctctgccctcctccgccctcccccgcattaaagggaaagaaggaacttTGCAAGTTGGAAGTGTGGTGAGAGCTGAGTCTGCGAGGAAGGGCTGGGAAGGCCTCGGAGAAGGAGCGCAGGGCCATTGCCGGAAGGGGACACGGCAGAGCCAAATGCACAAGGAAGCAGAGCAGGGAACGGCTTTATTGGAAGGTAGAAGGTGGCAAGACTCAAGCAGCTTTACCCCACCCCCAAAGCGGTTCCTGTCCCCCTCACTCCTGTTCTCCAcgcgcctcccccccacccagctgTCTGGAGCACCCTGGGAAGGACTGTCCCCTTCCCACCATGACCCTGGGACAGAGGCGGCAAGCCTGTCCTTAAAGTGCtttgctctgacagtgcagagtacTTCAGTAAGGCCGAAGAGCCCACAGCCTCGTCCTCACTGGcaccagccctgtgctgggggtGAGGCGAGGGCCACCTCCCCCCTTGCTTTCTATTGGCCCCCTGAGCCTAACGAGTAGTGGGGACCTGGGGCAGCGATTCCCCAGCTGCATTCCtcaagggggcggggggggggggggccttcttccttcctcccccccccgggggggggggtgggttttttttggttgttgccccccccccccccccccccggggaaaaTGAGAGCAGCTGCTGGGGCCAGACGGCAGAGTGGGCTCAGATCTGGTACTCCCAGCCTTCCCCGTCTTCCAGACCCCTGTTGACCAACCCCCTCAGTTCCCTCCTCAGGGTGCCTTGCCGAAGCCTCTCCCAGTTGGCGCTGCTGCGGGAGGTACTTCGGGACACCGAGGGGGTGGACGGACACAGGTGGGGGCCCGAGGGGTGGTCCAGCCGCAGTTTCTCCGAGGCTTTGTCCGAGTCCTCGGAGCCCGGGATGTGGAAGGCATGTGCATAGCGCCGCATCCGCTGCCGGTTGAGATCCTGTCTGTCTTCCACCCTGTGGAGCGCAAGGCCGTGAGAGGCAGCCGACGACGGACGGGCTGGCCCGGACCCACGCCCGCGTCGTGTCCTCCGCTCACCCCATCCCACCGTGACCGGCCTTTTCCCACCACTGCGGCTAGTGCGCACACGGGGGCTGCCGGCATCTCAGCGGCGGCTTTCGGGGGGCCCGAGCATCTAGCGGGGCCCCTCCCTTAACAGCAGGGATCCCTTAAGGGACCCCCGGGCAACGCGGGTCAACGGGCGCAGGGCCCCGGGAGCACGAGGCCGTCCAGCCCGGCAGGAACTCACCGCAGGAACCAGCGGTCCCCCAGCCCATACTCGCGCCCGCAGATCCCTGAGCGAGGCCACAGGCAGCGAGGCAGCTTCCGTTCCAGCATCACCGTGGTGGCCACCACCTGCGTGTGGGGGCCGAAGGGGCCATCAGAGGTGGGGTGCTGACCGAGAAATCGACTGAGGAGGGCGGGAAGAGGAGAGGGCGTCGGGCGGAGGAAGGACAGTGTAGCAGTAGCTAGGAAACGCAGGAGCTCATGGCCTCCAACAGGGGACAACACCCTCAAGCTGGGGGGTGCGGGGTGTCAGCTTGGCTGACCCTCTTCTGTGGGACAGAGTCCATGGCACATGAGCCCACAGCTCTTTACCCTGGGACCCGACATCCGCGCAGATCCTGCAGGAGGTTGAGGGACCCCGCCCcaaggagacaggaaggagggCAAAGCAGACAGAAAGGGATCCTCAGGGCCACAGG
The Panthera uncia isolate 11264 chromosome A2, Puncia_PCG_1.0, whole genome shotgun sequence genome window above contains:
- the EPHB6 gene encoding ephrin type-B receptor 6; the encoded protein is MAAEGAARSGSGVAGMVCSLWVLGLASSVLALEEVLLDTTGETSEIGWLTYPPGGWDEVSVLDDQRRLTRTFEACHVAGAPPGTGQDNWLQTHFVERRGAQRAHIRLHFSVRACASLGVAGGTCRETFTLYYRQAEEPDGPDSISSWHLKRWTKVDTIAADESFPASSAWAVGPRGAGQRAGLQLNVKERSFGPLTQRGFYVAFQDTGACLALVAVKLFSYTCPSVLRAFASFPETQASGAGGASLVAAVGTCVAHAEPEEDGGGGQAGGSPPRLHCNGEGKWMVAVGGCRCQPGHQPARGDKACQACPEGSYKAMAGNAPCLPCPARSHAPDPASPVCPCLEGFYRAGSDPPEAPCTGPPSAPRELWFEVQGSVLMLHWRLPQELGGRGDLLFNVVCKECGGHQEPGTGTPGACRRCRDEVHFDPRQRGLTESRVLVGGLRAHVPYILEVQAVNGVSELSPDPPQAAAINVSTSHAVPSAVPALHQVSRASNSITVSWPQPDQTNGNILDYQLRYYDQAEDESHSFTLTSETNTATVTQLSPGHIYGFQVRARTAAGHGPYGGKVYFQTLPQGELSTQLPERLSLVIGSILGALAFLLLAAITVLAVVFRRKRRGTGYTEQLQQYSSPGLGVKYYIDPSTYEDPCQAIREFTREVDPAYIKIEEVIGAGSFGEVRRGRLQPRGRREQAVAIQALWAGGTESLQMTFLGQAAVLGQFQHPNILRLEGVVTKSRPLMVLTELMELGPLDSFLRQREGQFSSLQLVAMQRGVAAAMQYLSSFAFVHRALSAHSVLVNSHLVCKVARLGHSPQGPSCMLRWAAPEVIAHGKHTTSSDIWSFGIVMWEVMSYGERPYWDMSDQEVLNAIEQEFRLPPPPGCPPGLHLLMLDTWQKDRTQRPHFDQLVAAFDKMIRKPDTLQADGGPGDRPSQALLNPVALDFPSLDSPQAWLLAIGLECYQENFSKFGLCTFSDVVQLGLEDLPALGITLAGHQKKLLHNIQLLQQHLTQPGSVEV